DNA from Tepidisphaeraceae bacterium:
GGATCTGGACATCGTCGAGGACATCGTGCCGCTGTACGACGTGCCGATCTCGCTGCGGCTGGACAAGGCCCCCAAGCGCGTCTACATCGCCCCGGACAACGACTCGATCGACTTCCGCTACGAGGACGGCCGGGCGACGCTGCAGGTGCCGGAGGTACGCGGCCACGCGATGGTGGTGTTTGGGTAGTTGGGCCTGCGGACGCGTCGCCTCGCCTCGCGGCATCTGGGTGCCACGGTCTGGAGTACCAGACCGTGGCATGGGCGTCTCGCCCATGCGTGCATTTATGGCAAGCAGCTTCATTTGCTGGTACCGGCTCGGCCGAAGCCAGTGGCACAAATCGCGCCTCCTGCCCTGCTGATATGCATGGGCGAGACGCCCATGCCACGGCCGGAGCGGACACTGTCGTGCTGTTTAGCACCCTCTCAGGATGACGGTCCTGCCGCAAGTACATGCGTCACTTGGGATTTGGGACTTGGTCATTTGTTTGGCATTGGGGCTTGGTCATTCCGCTCCCCTCCTTCCCCGCCACCTTGCCCCCGGGCGTGAAACGCTTACACTGTGCCGCTCTTTTCGCGAGAAGGATTGCCGTTATGCGTCACGTGATTTCCGCCCTTGTGTTGAACGAGCCCGGCGTGCTGGCCAACGTTGCGGGGATGTTTGCCGCCCGTGGGTTTAACATCGACTCGCTGGTGGTCGGCCGGACCGAGAACCCCGAGTTCAGCCGGATGACGATCGTCGTCACCGCCGACGACAACACGCTGGCGCAGGTCCGCAAGCAGCTGGCCAAGCTGGTGCCGGTGGTGAACGTGCACGACTTCTCGGGCAGCGCCTACATCGAGCGCGACTGCGCGCTGGTGACCGTCACGGTCGGCCCCGAACGCCGCAGCGAAGTGGTGGACATCGCCAACCTGTTCCGCGGTAAGGTGGTCGACGTGTCGCCGGAAAGCGTGATGATCGAACTGGCCGGCACCGAGAGCAAGATTGAAGCATTCATCGAGCTCACCAAGCCCTACGGCATCAAGGAACTGGCCCGCACCGGCGTGATCGCGATGAGCCGTGGCATGCAGCTGTCGAAGGAAGCGGGCGCATCCGGCCCGCAACGCCGCTTGCGGTCGATCAACGCGCCGGCGCAAGTCGCGCTGCCACCGAGCTAGCGACGCGATCGGTCTGCTCCGCCCGTAGCATGGACGCCAGAGCCCATGATTGCGGAAAGAACGAGCGTCGTTATTAGTGGCGTGCTGCGCTGATCGAGCGGTTTGAATCCAACAAAGCTTTCTGGCGTTACCACGGTCATGGGCTCTGGCGCCCATGCTACGTGAAGGCATATGCATGGCTGGTGGCGCGCCAGCGCGTGGCCAGGCACTTCCATCGATTTTCTCAGGATGAATGTCGCGCCAAGGACGCCAAGGGGCCAAGAGCGCCAAGCCGGAAGAGGTGAGTTGAACTAGCGCGCGGTGCCGACAAGCTTACGTTCTCAATTTGCTCTTCTTGGCGCTCTTGGAACCTTGGCGTCCTTGGCGCTGTTCCTCATAACGCAAAAGCGAGAGATGCGCTACTCGTCCTTCTTCCCACCCGGCCGCGCGACGGGATAGAAGTCTCCCTTGTACTCGCGATTCTCCTCGGCGGATTGGGCCACCTCGCGCGGGGCGTCGAGCTTGCCGCCGGTGAGCGTGGGGACGGGGGCGTCCTCGTCGACCGAACCCGTATCGCCGGCCGGTTTGGCGCCGAAGCCGTCCAGCTTGGCCATCAGGGCCTCTTCCATTTCCTGCTGCTGGCGGGCCTTTTCCGCTTCCGATAGCTCGGCGGCCGTCGCGGCCTGAGGCTCCTCACCGCTGGTGAAGCGGTCGAGGTCGTATTCCTTTTCCTTGCGGCGCGGGCCCCAGATGCCGCCACCGGTCAGCAGGCCGACGATGCTCGGCCAGATGCCGCCGATCAGCACCAAGCCGCCCACCGCGTACAGCAACATGGTGTTGGCGGGCGTGGCGTGCCACTGATACTTGTACGATATCTGCGCGTCGGGAAACTGCTCCTGCAGCGCGCTGAGGTAATCGCGAATGGTCAGCTCGCCACTGGCGTTGGTCACCTGCACGGCCTCGGGCTTGTACGGCTCCTTCACGTCGAACCGAACGGGGTCAGCGATGCCTTCCAACGGGCTTTGCGGATCGTTTGGGTCGATTCGCCGACCGGTCTGGCGGATTTGGCGGAAGGTCATCCATACGCGACCCTCGGGGTCGGTCGGGTAGACGACGACATCGTTGATCTTGCCGCGCGCGTCCGGCCGGCGGATCAGCCCCTGCTCGAACTCCCGCTGGGTGTTCAGTCGGCGGACGATGCCCGTGTCCAGGTCCGGCCCATAGAACGCCTGCACCGACCCGAAGGCCAATCCCACCACCAAGCCGATGCCAGCCCAGTGCCAACGTCTAAGATCTTCTACACCCATCGTTTGATCCCCGCGGTCCAGAATCGCGCCGTGCGCCTCACCACTTCATCTCTATACCGGCACCCCGTCCGAAAGTTGAGCGATTTCGACGGAAGTTGATGCTTGCCCCATTATTTCATGCAACAGTTTATCACCGTTCCGGGCAACCACAGCCAAGTGGCGATACAGCCTAACCCGTTACCGCATCATCGCTTCCGCATCGCGTAATACCGTCTCAGCACCCGGATGTCCCGCTGCCCGAGCGGCCCGGGCCGCGGTGATCGCAGCGCGGGGATCGGGGGGCACGGTCGCCAGGTGCGCAACCGCCTTGTGGTAATACGCGTCGGCGAGCGAATCATTGCGGTCAATCGCGGCGTCGAACCATTGGATGGCGTCCGTCGGTCGTCCCTTGGCCAGATAGACGCGACCGAGCATGGTCATGCAGTGCTCGCTGGCGTCCAGCGCTTGCGGGAACTGCCCCGCCGCCGCGATGGCGGCATCGTACTCCTTCATGCTGGCGTGGAGCGACATCAACTCGTTCAGCGCCACCGAGTTGGCCGGTGACTTGTGCAGCCCGTTGAACAGCGTGATGGCCGCCTGCGACTGCCGCGAATCGACCGCGGCCAGATCGGTCCGCATCTCGCTCAGCGCAACCGGAAACTGCGCCCGGCAGTTGCCGCACTCACTGATCGGCCGCTTGGCCCCGACCGGGAACAGCGGGATGAAGAACAACGTGAACCAGGTGCGGTAGCTTTTGGGATGAAAGTCCGCCTCCTGCCCGCAACGCGGACAGTGCGTGCGCAGCGGTTCCCCCGGCTCGGCGGAGATGACCGGCTTGGTGCCGAAGAACAGGATGAAGCCGCGAGGGCGGTTGCGAGGCATGGAGAGAGTGTATGCCAAAGGGGCGCCGGGCGAAGGTCCGCGAAGGGCAAATGTAGGCGAACGTCAGACGGCTCTCCGGTCCCTCTCCCTCATGCTTCGGGAGAGGCTAGGTGAGGGTACCTTTTCGGATTCAATAGCCGCACAGAGAAGAATCGCCCACGAATGAGCACGAAGGAACACGAATAAGAGAGAAAACGGTTTTCCTATCCGTGTTTCTTCGTGCCCATTCGTCGGCCATCTGCCGTTCGAAATCACCCTCACCTAGCCTCTCCCATGAGTACATGGGAGAGGGACCAGACCCTACCTACCGTATGCGGCCGTTCACTTGCTCCAAATGTCCCCCTCCCCACTTGCGAACCATCGCGTCGTCGTAACCTTCTGTTGCGTGTAGAACGCCACCCCCTCGCGGCCCTGGACGTGCAAATCGCCGAAGAACGATTCGTTCCAGCCGCTGAACGGGAAGAACGCCATCGGCGCCGGCACGCCGACGTTGATGCCGATCATGCCGGCGTTGGCGTTGTGCTTGAACTCGCGGGCCGTCGCGCCACTGCGGGTGAAGATGCAGGCGCCGTTGCCGTAGGGGTTCTTCGATTGGATCGCCAGTCCTTCGCTGAGGGAATTAACGCGGATGACGTTCAGCACGGGGCCGAAGATTTCCTCGGAATGGATGGTCATGTCCGGCTGCACACCGTCCAGCACGGTGGCGCCGACGTAGAAGCCGTTGGGCGCGCCCGCAACCGTCACGTTGCGCCCGTCGGCCACCGCGGTTGCGCCACCCTTTACGCCGGCGCCGATCAGGTCGCGCACGCGGTCACGGTGCGGGGCGCTGATGACGGGGCCCATCTGCGCGTTCGGGTCGCGATCCGTTGCGCCCACGACGAGCTGCTGCGCAACGCGCGCGATCGCCGGCACGACTTTGTCGCCCGCCGGCCCAATGACCACCGCGGTGCTGCCGCTCATGCAGCGTTCACCGGCGCAGCCGAACGCGGCCTCGGTTAAACCCTTCACGGCGTTGTCGATGTCGGCGTCGGGCATGATGAAGATGTGGTTCTTGGCGCCCCCCGCTGCCTGCACGCGCTTGCCGTGGCGCGCGCCGGTCTCGTAGATGTATTTCGCGATCGGCGTGCTGCCGACGAAGCTGACGGCCTTGATCGTGGGGTGTTTCAGGATCGCGTCGACGATCTCCTTCCCACCATGCACGATGTTCAGCACGCCCTTGGGCAGGCCGGCCTGAACCAGGAGTTCACCAATGCGCGTCGCGGTGAGCGGGACCTTTTCGCTCGGCTTGAGGATGAACGTGTTGCCGCACGCGATGGCGATCGGGAACATCCACATCGGCACCATCGCGGGGAAGTTGAACGGCGTGATGCCCGCGACCACGCCCAGCGGGTGCCGCACCGCTTCACAATCGATGCCACGCGCGATGTTGGCGGCCGTCTCACCCATCAGCA
Protein-coding regions in this window:
- the ilvN gene encoding acetolactate synthase small subunit — protein: MRHVISALVLNEPGVLANVAGMFAARGFNIDSLVVGRTENPEFSRMTIVVTADDNTLAQVRKQLAKLVPVVNVHDFSGSAYIERDCALVTVTVGPERRSEVVDIANLFRGKVVDVSPESVMIELAGTESKIEAFIELTKPYGIKELARTGVIAMSRGMQLSKEAGASGPQRRLRSINAPAQVALPPS
- a CDS encoding zinc-ribbon domain-containing protein — encoded protein: MPRNRPRGFILFFGTKPVISAEPGEPLRTHCPRCGQEADFHPKSYRTWFTLFFIPLFPVGAKRPISECGNCRAQFPVALSEMRTDLAAVDSRQSQAAITLFNGLHKSPANSVALNELMSLHASMKEYDAAIAAAGQFPQALDASEHCMTMLGRVYLAKGRPTDAIQWFDAAIDRNDSLADAYYHKAVAHLATVPPDPRAAITAARAARAAGHPGAETVLRDAEAMMR
- a CDS encoding CoA-acylating methylmalonate-semialdehyde dehydrogenase; protein product: MPNTIKHFIGGDWVSIGSATSPVYNPSVGEVIAETPLAGAEALDQAVTAAAEAFPAWKETPAIERCRVLFRLKMLLEDQFDDIAKLITREHGKTITESRGDLRRGIEVVEFACGIPSLLMGETAANIARGIDCEAVRHPLGVVAGITPFNFPAMVPMWMFPIAIACGNTFILKPSEKVPLTATRIGELLVQAGLPKGVLNIVHGGKEIVDAILKHPTIKAVSFVGSTPIAKYIYETGARHGKRVQAAGGAKNHIFIMPDADIDNAVKGLTEAAFGCAGERCMSGSTAVVIGPAGDKVVPAIARVAQQLVVGATDRDPNAQMGPVISAPHRDRVRDLIGAGVKGGATAVADGRNVTVAGAPNGFYVGATVLDGVQPDMTIHSEEIFGPVLNVIRVNSLSEGLAIQSKNPYGNGACIFTRSGATAREFKHNANAGMIGINVGVPAPMAFFPFSGWNESFFGDLHVQGREGVAFYTQQKVTTTRWFASGEGDIWSK